A single genomic interval of Mycolicibacterium holsaticum DSM 44478 = JCM 12374 harbors:
- a CDS encoding toll/interleukin-1 receptor domain-containing protein, with translation MAVFISYSSRDTETVGHLAAALRRGHHDLWMDDELSGGDAWWRAILGKIRSCDVFLAALSQNMLQSKACQAEIRYALALGKPILPVLVGPVDSMRTNPLAGMQVIDFQQRSIEAWMELDEAVRAKQASAPALPDPLPAEPPMPFGYLMRLGGQISGSQLTPQQQTVIVAELRAALDDDGDDAGARRDICALLGQLRDRQDVTYRTRTEVDALLGQAEPATPPPAEPPQRGRRLGWVIGAVGAAVMLVAVMAFVVVNRGTETDSDARSAAPQPPASVGAGDGGAPAVPAAEATVGGACAPTEGQLAVIQTDPDEPVLKMPQPPGWERNTWMESDGIFRFALYNNSMMSTDGVAPSALVSLDEERSLTPADSIFMLKRGALSAIGATDVTTEKHTVCGLPAETVRYLTGAIAGLAPHPATLLLVSLQTADRTYTASLTIEAVDSQDPTFEADAESMLSGFQMLPPAGR, from the coding sequence GTGGCCGTCTTCATCAGCTACTCCAGTCGTGACACGGAGACCGTCGGGCATCTGGCGGCCGCGCTGCGTCGCGGCCACCATGACCTGTGGATGGACGATGAACTCAGCGGGGGAGACGCCTGGTGGCGCGCGATCCTCGGCAAGATCCGAAGCTGTGACGTCTTCCTGGCGGCCCTTTCGCAGAACATGTTGCAGTCCAAGGCATGTCAGGCTGAAATCCGCTACGCATTGGCGCTGGGCAAGCCCATCTTGCCGGTGCTGGTCGGTCCGGTCGACAGCATGCGCACCAACCCGCTGGCCGGTATGCAGGTGATCGACTTTCAGCAGCGCAGCATCGAGGCGTGGATGGAACTCGACGAAGCCGTTCGTGCGAAGCAGGCCTCGGCGCCCGCGCTGCCCGATCCGCTGCCCGCCGAACCGCCGATGCCGTTCGGCTACCTGATGCGGTTGGGCGGGCAGATCAGCGGATCTCAGCTGACACCGCAGCAGCAGACGGTCATCGTCGCCGAACTTCGGGCCGCCCTCGACGACGACGGGGACGACGCGGGTGCGCGCCGTGACATCTGCGCGTTGCTGGGGCAGTTACGCGACCGCCAGGACGTCACCTATCGCACCCGAACCGAGGTCGACGCGCTGCTGGGCCAGGCCGAGCCGGCAACACCGCCGCCGGCGGAACCGCCGCAGCGCGGGCGTCGTCTGGGCTGGGTCATCGGCGCGGTCGGTGCCGCCGTCATGCTCGTCGCCGTGATGGCGTTCGTGGTGGTGAACCGCGGCACGGAAACCGACTCCGACGCGCGCTCGGCCGCGCCGCAACCCCCAGCCAGCGTCGGAGCCGGCGACGGCGGGGCCCCCGCGGTCCCGGCCGCGGAAGCGACCGTCGGCGGCGCCTGCGCACCCACCGAGGGACAGCTGGCCGTCATCCAAACCGACCCTGACGAACCCGTGCTAAAGATGCCGCAACCGCCCGGCTGGGAGCGCAACACCTGGATGGAGTCGGACGGAATCTTCCGGTTCGCGCTCTACAACAACAGCATGATGAGCACCGACGGCGTGGCACCCAGCGCGCTGGTGTCACTGGACGAGGAGCGGTCGCTGACACCCGCCGACAGCATCTTCATGCTCAAACGCGGGGCCCTGTCGGCCATCGGCGCCACTGACGTCACGACCGAGAAGCACACCGTCTGCGGGCTGCCCGCCGAGACGGTCCGCTACCTGACCGGCGCGATCGCCGGGCTGGCACCGCATCCGGCCACCCTGCTCCTCGTGTCGTTGCAGACCGCCGATCGGACCTACACCGCGTCGCTGACGATCGAAGCCGTCGACTCGCAGGATCCGACGTTCGAGGCCGACGCCGAATCGATGTTGTCCGGCTTCCAGATGCTGCCGCCCGCGGGTCGCTAG
- a CDS encoding cell division protein PerM, whose product MDNRPVGTRQARELIRVAFGPSIVALVIIAAVVLIQLLIANSEMTGAFGAIASMWLGVHLVPVSIGGAELGVMPLLPVLAMVWGTARTTAAATSPQSSWFLTRWVVGSALGGPLLIAAISLAIVHDAASVLTDLQTPNALRAFGSVLAVHAVGAGVGVGSRVGRRLLSASPLPRWLPDAIRAATAGVLALLGLSGVVAAGSLIVHWSTMHDLFGITESAFGQLSLAALSVLYIPNVLVGTAAVAVGSSAHIGLATFSSFTVFGGDIPALPVLAAVPTPPLGPIWVALLIVAAVSGVAIGQQCARQPLPLVPALLKLVVAAALAAVTMALLGHAGGGRLGNFGDVGVDQATFGPAVFLWFAGIGGLTVAMSGGVTRRPRTAEPKPEPDPDPEPEPEPEAELEPDPEPDPEPDPEPEHIGDDDAAPEVGEKAPAAAAVPIEDPEEHFVVDDDGAPDTADRPHNGDH is encoded by the coding sequence GTGGACAACCGACCGGTGGGCACGCGTCAAGCACGTGAGCTGATTCGGGTTGCGTTCGGTCCGTCGATCGTCGCGCTCGTCATCATCGCCGCGGTCGTACTGATCCAGCTGCTCATCGCGAACAGCGAGATGACCGGCGCGTTCGGTGCGATCGCCAGCATGTGGCTGGGTGTGCACCTGGTGCCGGTGTCCATCGGTGGTGCCGAGCTCGGCGTGATGCCGCTGTTGCCGGTGCTGGCAATGGTCTGGGGCACGGCCCGCACGACGGCGGCTGCCACCTCACCCCAGAGTTCGTGGTTCCTGACCCGGTGGGTGGTCGGATCCGCGCTGGGCGGACCGCTGCTGATCGCGGCGATCTCCCTGGCGATCGTCCACGACGCCGCCTCGGTGCTGACCGACCTGCAGACGCCCAACGCGCTGCGCGCCTTCGGCAGCGTCCTGGCGGTGCATGCGGTCGGCGCGGGCGTGGGCGTGGGATCCCGCGTCGGCAGGCGGCTGCTGAGCGCGTCGCCGCTGCCGCGCTGGCTGCCCGACGCGATCCGCGCGGCCACCGCGGGAGTGCTCGCGCTGCTCGGCCTGTCCGGTGTCGTGGCCGCCGGATCGCTGATCGTGCACTGGTCGACCATGCATGACCTGTTCGGGATCACCGAGTCGGCGTTCGGACAGCTCAGCCTCGCTGCGTTGTCGGTCCTGTACATCCCGAACGTGCTGGTGGGCACCGCGGCGGTCGCCGTCGGTTCCAGCGCCCACATCGGGTTGGCGACGTTCAGCTCGTTCACCGTGTTCGGCGGCGACATCCCTGCGCTGCCGGTGCTGGCGGCCGTGCCGACCCCGCCGCTCGGTCCGATCTGGGTGGCGCTGTTGATCGTGGCCGCGGTCTCCGGGGTGGCGATCGGCCAGCAGTGCGCGCGACAACCGCTGCCGTTGGTGCCCGCGCTGCTCAAGCTCGTCGTCGCGGCCGCACTCGCGGCGGTGACGATGGCGCTGCTCGGCCACGCCGGCGGGGGGCGGCTGGGCAACTTCGGCGACGTCGGCGTCGACCAGGCCACGTTCGGGCCCGCGGTGTTCCTGTGGTTCGCCGGTATCGGTGGGCTGACGGTGGCGATGTCCGGCGGCGTCACGCGCAGACCGAGAACGGCCGAGCCCAAACCCGAGCCCGACCCCGACCCCGAGCCTGAACCCGAGCCCGAGGCTGAGCTCGAGCCCGACCCTGAACCCGACCCCGAACCCGACCCTGAGCCCGAGCACATCGGCGACGACGACGCAGCACCCGAGGTTGGCGAAAAGGCGCCCGCCGCCGCGGCGGTGCCCATCGAGGACCCCGAGGAACACTTCGTCGTCGACGACGACGGTGCGCCGGACACCGCAGACCGGCCCCACAACGGTGACCATTAG
- a CDS encoding LLM class F420-dependent oxidoreductase codes for MNYGLVLFTSDRGITPAAAAKLADDHGFTTFYVPEHTHIPIKRQAAHPTTGDESLPDDRYMRTLDPWVSLGTACAVTTRVRLSTAVALPVEHDPITLAKSIATLDHLSGGRVSLGVGFGWNTDELKDHNVPPGRRRTMLREYLEAMRALWTQEEASYEGEFVSFGPSWAWPKPVQPHIPVLVGAAGTEKNFKWIARSADGWITTPRDFDIDAPVKQLQDIWAGAGRQGAPQIVALDFKPDPEKLARWADLGVTEVLFGLPDKSPDDVAAYVERLAGKLAALA; via the coding sequence ATGAATTACGGGCTCGTACTTTTCACCAGCGATCGCGGGATCACCCCGGCAGCCGCGGCCAAGCTCGCCGACGACCACGGGTTCACCACCTTCTACGTGCCCGAACACACCCACATCCCGATCAAGCGGCAGGCCGCCCACCCGACGACCGGCGACGAGTCGCTGCCCGACGACCGCTACATGCGAACGCTGGATCCGTGGGTCAGCCTGGGCACGGCCTGCGCGGTGACGACCCGGGTGCGCCTGTCCACCGCGGTCGCGCTGCCGGTCGAGCACGACCCGATCACGCTGGCCAAGTCGATCGCCACCCTCGATCACCTGTCCGGCGGCCGGGTCAGCCTCGGCGTGGGCTTCGGCTGGAACACCGACGAGCTCAAAGACCACAACGTACCCCCGGGCCGCCGGCGCACGATGCTGCGCGAGTATCTGGAGGCCATGCGGGCCCTGTGGACCCAGGAGGAAGCGTCCTACGAGGGCGAGTTCGTCAGTTTCGGGCCGAGCTGGGCATGGCCCAAGCCGGTGCAGCCGCACATCCCGGTGCTGGTCGGCGCGGCGGGCACCGAGAAGAACTTCAAGTGGATCGCGCGCTCGGCCGACGGCTGGATCACCACGCCGCGCGACTTCGACATCGATGCTCCTGTGAAGCAGCTGCAGGACATCTGGGCCGGCGCGGGCCGGCAGGGCGCACCGCAGATCGTGGCGCTGGATTTCAAGCCGGACCCGGAGAAGCTGGCACGCTGGGCCGACCTGGGCGTCACCGAGGTGCTGTTCGGCCTGCCGGACAAATCCCCCGACGACGTCGCCGCCTACGTCGAGCGTCTCGCGGGCAAACTGGCCGCCCTGGCCTGA
- the purH gene encoding bifunctional phosphoribosylaminoimidazolecarboxamide formyltransferase/IMP cyclohydrolase has protein sequence MSDKRPIRRALVSVYDKTGLAELARGLHEAGVAIVSTGSTAKTIAGAGVPVTPVEEVTGFPEVLDGRVKTLHPHVHAGLLADQRKPEHVSALADLGVAAFELVVANLYPFTETVASGAGIDECVEQIDIGGPSMVRAAAKNHPSVAVVVDPLGYDGVLAAVRAGGFTLEERKRLAALAFRHTAEYDVAVASWMGSVLAPEGGPAPASLPQWLGATWRRDAVLRYGENPHQQAALYRDDAAWPGLAQAEQLHGKEMSYNNYTDADAAWRAAFDHEETCVAIIKHANPCGIAVSSVSVADAHRKAHECDPLSAFGGVIAANTTVSVAMAETVADIFTEVIIAPAYEPGAVEVLARKKNIRVLVASEPQSGGSEFRQISGGLLVQERDAFTAPGDDVVNWTLAAGSPADPATLADLKFAWRVCRAVKSNAIVVAADGATVGVGMGQVNRVDAARLAVQRAGDRMRGAVAASDAFFPFPDGLETLIEGGVKAVVHPGGSVRDEQVTEAAAKAGITLYLTGARHFAH, from the coding sequence ATGAGCGATAAACGGCCGATTCGGCGCGCGTTGGTCAGCGTGTACGACAAGACCGGCCTCGCCGAACTGGCCCGCGGACTGCACGAGGCGGGCGTCGCCATCGTCTCGACCGGGTCGACCGCCAAAACCATTGCCGGCGCCGGTGTTCCGGTCACCCCGGTGGAGGAGGTGACCGGTTTCCCCGAGGTGCTCGACGGCCGGGTCAAGACCCTGCACCCGCACGTGCACGCCGGTCTGCTGGCCGATCAGCGCAAACCCGAACATGTTTCGGCGCTGGCCGACCTGGGCGTCGCCGCGTTCGAGCTCGTGGTAGCGAACCTGTATCCGTTCACCGAGACCGTCGCATCCGGCGCGGGCATCGACGAGTGCGTCGAGCAGATCGACATCGGCGGCCCATCCATGGTCCGTGCCGCCGCCAAGAACCATCCCAGCGTCGCCGTCGTCGTGGACCCGCTGGGCTACGACGGGGTGCTCGCCGCGGTGCGCGCAGGCGGGTTCACGCTGGAAGAGCGAAAGAGGCTGGCGGCGCTGGCGTTTCGGCACACTGCCGAGTACGACGTCGCGGTGGCGTCGTGGATGGGCTCGGTGCTGGCGCCCGAGGGCGGGCCGGCGCCCGCATCGTTGCCGCAGTGGCTGGGTGCGACGTGGCGACGGGACGCGGTGCTGCGCTACGGCGAGAACCCGCACCAGCAGGCCGCGCTGTACCGCGACGACGCGGCGTGGCCCGGGCTGGCGCAGGCCGAGCAACTGCACGGCAAGGAGATGTCCTACAACAACTACACCGACGCCGACGCGGCCTGGCGCGCGGCGTTCGACCACGAAGAGACCTGTGTCGCGATCATCAAGCACGCCAACCCGTGTGGCATCGCGGTCTCCTCGGTCTCGGTGGCCGACGCGCACCGCAAGGCCCACGAATGCGATCCGCTCTCGGCGTTCGGCGGTGTGATCGCCGCCAACACCACGGTCAGCGTCGCGATGGCCGAGACGGTCGCCGACATCTTCACCGAGGTGATCATCGCGCCCGCCTACGAACCCGGTGCGGTGGAAGTGCTGGCGCGCAAGAAGAACATCCGGGTGCTGGTGGCTTCGGAGCCGCAGTCCGGCGGTTCGGAATTCCGCCAGATCAGCGGCGGCCTGCTCGTCCAGGAGCGTGACGCGTTCACCGCGCCCGGGGACGACGTGGTCAACTGGACGCTCGCCGCCGGTTCGCCCGCGGACCCTGCGACGCTGGCTGATTTGAAGTTCGCCTGGCGGGTGTGCCGCGCGGTGAAGTCCAACGCGATCGTGGTGGCCGCCGACGGCGCCACCGTCGGGGTGGGGATGGGTCAGGTCAACCGGGTCGACGCGGCGCGGTTGGCCGTGCAGCGTGCCGGGGACCGGATGCGCGGCGCGGTCGCGGCGTCCGACGCGTTCTTCCCGTTCCCCGACGGGCTCGAGACGCTCATCGAAGGCGGGGTGAAGGCCGTCGTGCATCCCGGCGGCTCGGTGCGCGACGAGCAGGTCACCGAGGCCGCCGCCAAGGCCGGCATCACGCTCTACCTCACCGGCGCGCGTCACTTCGCACACTGA
- a CDS encoding DUF5336 domain-containing protein, with amino-acid sequence MTYPPGPPGSPGYPSAQQPTHQFAAPTQQFGKVNEPAAATPEGASRLPAYLIAAVAALGLAVYLSSFGPLFTIAASDFPGLVDVSGGSFGLVLAVAAAVLAGLLAGVSLLPRQTVATSLMTVLSVLALLLVIAEVINKPSVASIDWGLYLVIAFTVLQAIVAVAVLLFESGIITPPVPRPKYEQNYGQYGGPGGPYYGQQYGGPQQHQQHQQRPGYPTPYGGYGSGPSTGGFAGPQPGSQQGTQPGSQQSGSQSGGQSGPPTPPTGFPTYGQPPSNSNQTTQASSQQSSSSQSGQTPS; translated from the coding sequence ATGACCTACCCGCCCGGTCCGCCCGGTAGCCCCGGATATCCGTCCGCACAACAGCCGACCCACCAGTTCGCCGCGCCGACACAGCAGTTCGGCAAGGTGAACGAACCCGCAGCCGCGACGCCCGAAGGCGCCAGCAGGCTGCCCGCCTATCTGATCGCCGCTGTCGCCGCGCTCGGCCTGGCGGTCTATCTGTCCAGTTTCGGCCCGCTTTTCACGATCGCCGCATCGGATTTCCCCGGCCTGGTCGACGTCAGCGGCGGCTCGTTCGGTCTGGTGCTGGCCGTGGCTGCCGCGGTGCTGGCCGGCCTGCTCGCCGGTGTCAGCCTGCTGCCCCGGCAGACGGTGGCGACATCGCTGATGACGGTGCTCTCGGTGCTGGCGTTGCTGCTCGTCATCGCCGAGGTCATCAACAAGCCCAGCGTCGCCTCGATCGACTGGGGGCTGTACCTGGTCATCGCGTTCACCGTGCTGCAGGCGATCGTCGCCGTGGCGGTGCTGCTGTTCGAGTCAGGCATCATCACTCCGCCCGTCCCGCGCCCGAAGTACGAGCAGAACTACGGCCAGTACGGCGGTCCCGGCGGGCCCTACTACGGCCAGCAGTACGGCGGGCCGCAGCAGCACCAGCAGCACCAGCAGCGGCCGGGTTATCCCACGCCCTACGGCGGTTATGGCAGCGGCCCGTCGACCGGCGGGTTCGCCGGTCCGCAACCCGGCTCGCAGCAAGGGACACAACCCGGCTCGCAGCAATCGGGCTCGCAGTCCGGCGGTCAGAGCGGCCCCCCGACCCCGCCGACCGGCTTCCCGACGTACGGGCAGCCGCCGTCGAACTCGAATCAGACGACACAGGCGTCCTCACAGCAGTCGTCCTCCTCGCAGTCGGGGCAGACGCCGTCGTAG
- a CDS encoding ATP-binding protein encodes MTQPRDLPRTVGELRASGHQERGVKQEIRDNLLAALAEGRDPWPGILGFDDTVIPQLERALIAGHDVVLLGERGQGKTRLLRALTGLLDEWTPVIEGSELGEHPYSPITPESIRRTADSGDDLPIVWRHRSERYTEKLATPDTSVADLVGDIDPIKVAEGRSLGDPETIAYGLIPRAHRGIVAINELPDLAERIQVSMLNVMEERDIQVRGYTLRLPLDVLVVASANPEDYTNRGRIITPLKDRFGAEIRTHYPRELDAEVGVIKQEAQLSAEVPEYLLAVLARFARHLRESRSIDQRSGVSARFAIAAAETVAAAARHRSAVLGEQDPVARVVDLSTVIDVLRGKLEFETGEEGREQAVLEHLLRRATADTAQRLLGGIDVGPLVVAIENGSAVTTGDRVSAREVLAAVPEVPAIAEVQKRLGATTDGQRAAAVELALEALYLAKRIDKESGEGETVYG; translated from the coding sequence GTGACTCAACCACGTGATCTGCCCCGCACCGTCGGCGAGCTGAGAGCTTCCGGCCACCAAGAGCGGGGCGTGAAGCAGGAAATCCGGGACAACTTGCTGGCCGCCCTCGCCGAGGGCCGCGACCCATGGCCGGGCATCCTCGGGTTCGACGACACCGTGATCCCGCAGCTGGAACGGGCCCTGATCGCTGGTCACGACGTCGTACTGCTCGGTGAACGCGGGCAGGGCAAGACGCGGCTGCTGCGCGCGCTGACCGGTCTGCTCGACGAGTGGACGCCGGTCATCGAAGGTTCGGAGCTCGGTGAGCACCCCTACAGCCCGATCACGCCCGAATCGATCCGGCGCACCGCCGACTCCGGCGACGACCTGCCGATCGTGTGGCGGCACCGCAGCGAGCGCTACACCGAGAAGCTGGCCACCCCCGACACCAGCGTGGCCGATCTGGTCGGCGACATCGACCCGATCAAGGTCGCCGAGGGCCGCAGCCTCGGCGACCCCGAGACCATCGCCTACGGGCTGATCCCACGCGCACACCGCGGCATCGTCGCCATCAACGAGCTGCCCGACCTCGCCGAGCGCATCCAGGTGTCGATGCTCAACGTGATGGAGGAGCGCGACATCCAGGTGCGCGGATACACCCTGCGGTTGCCGCTGGACGTCCTCGTGGTGGCCAGCGCGAACCCCGAGGACTACACCAACCGCGGGCGCATCATCACCCCGCTCAAGGACCGGTTCGGCGCCGAGATCCGCACCCACTACCCGCGGGAGCTCGACGCCGAGGTCGGCGTCATCAAGCAGGAGGCGCAGCTTTCCGCCGAGGTGCCCGAGTACCTGCTTGCGGTGCTGGCGCGCTTCGCCCGCCACCTGCGCGAGTCGCGCTCGATCGATCAGCGCTCGGGGGTCTCGGCCCGGTTCGCGATCGCGGCCGCCGAAACCGTCGCCGCGGCCGCGCGGCACCGCTCGGCCGTGCTCGGCGAGCAGGATCCGGTGGCCCGGGTGGTCGACCTTTCCACGGTGATCGACGTGCTGCGGGGCAAGCTCGAATTCGAGACCGGCGAAGAGGGCCGCGAACAGGCGGTGCTCGAGCACCTGTTGCGCCGCGCCACGGCCGACACCGCCCAACGGCTACTCGGCGGCATCGACGTCGGCCCGCTGGTGGTGGCGATCGAGAACGGTTCGGCGGTCACCACAGGCGATCGGGTGTCGGCGCGCGAGGTGCTGGCCGCGGTGCCCGAAGTGCCCGCGATCGCCGAGGTGCAAAAGCGCCTCGGCGCGACGACGGACGGCCAACGCGCCGCCGCCGTCGAACTGGCGCTGGAGGCGCTGTATCTGGCCAAGCGGATCGACAAGGAATCCGGCGAAGGTGAAACTGTCTATGGTTAA
- the modA gene encoding molybdate ABC transporter substrate-binding protein has translation MKRVLLAAVVVLASLTGCGSRASEGNTIVVFAAASLQTAFTEIGKQFEQADPGVSVQFSFGGSSDLVTQLTQGARADVFASADVTNMDRAIDAGLVAGEPLNFASNTLTIAVAPGNPKDIASLRDLTRPDTTVVVCAPQVPCGAATRRAEQAAGVDLSPVSEESSVTDVLNKVSSGQADAGLVYVTDAIDAKDQVSAVAFPESNGAANTYPIAALRESEKPDLARRFVAAVTAEPGQRVLRAGGFGAP, from the coding sequence GTGAAACGGGTGCTGCTGGCCGCGGTGGTGGTGCTCGCTTCGCTGACCGGATGCGGTTCGCGCGCCTCCGAGGGCAACACGATCGTGGTGTTCGCGGCCGCGTCACTGCAAACTGCGTTCACCGAGATCGGTAAGCAGTTCGAACAAGCTGATCCCGGTGTCTCCGTGCAGTTTTCGTTTGGCGGATCATCGGACCTGGTGACCCAGTTGACACAGGGTGCGCGGGCCGACGTATTCGCCTCGGCCGACGTCACCAACATGGACAGGGCGATCGACGCCGGGCTGGTGGCGGGCGAGCCGCTGAACTTCGCGTCGAACACGCTGACCATCGCCGTCGCACCCGGCAACCCCAAAGACATTGCGTCGCTGCGTGACCTGACGCGGCCGGACACCACCGTCGTCGTCTGCGCACCGCAGGTGCCCTGCGGTGCGGCCACCCGGCGTGCCGAACAGGCGGCGGGCGTCGATCTGTCCCCGGTCAGCGAGGAGTCATCGGTCACCGACGTGCTCAACAAGGTGAGCAGCGGACAGGCCGATGCCGGGCTGGTCTACGTCACCGACGCGATCGACGCCAAAGACCAGGTCAGCGCCGTGGCCTTTCCCGAATCGAACGGCGCCGCCAACACCTATCCGATCGCGGCCCTGAGGGAGTCTGAAAAGCCCGATCTGGCAAGAAGGTTCGTCGCAGCCGTCACCGCCGAACCCGGGCAGCGGGTGCTGCGTGCGGGCGGCTTCGGCGCCCCCTGA
- the purN gene encoding phosphoribosylglycinamide formyltransferase — MQEPLRVPPSAPARVVVLASGTGSLLASLLAAAVGDYPARVVAVGTDRDCAALQIAASSSVPAFTVALGDQPDRAAWDAALTEAAAAYAPDLVVSAGFMKILGPQFLSRFPGRVLNTHPALLPAFPGAHAVTDALAYGVKVTGCSVHLVDAGTDTGPVLAQEAVPVLDDDDEATLHERIKVVERRLLVDVLEALATRGVTWTGRKATLG; from the coding sequence GTGCAGGAACCGCTTCGTGTGCCGCCCAGCGCACCGGCGCGGGTGGTGGTGCTGGCCTCGGGCACCGGTTCGCTGCTCGCCTCCCTGCTCGCCGCCGCGGTCGGCGACTATCCGGCCCGAGTGGTCGCGGTCGGCACCGACCGCGACTGCGCCGCCCTGCAGATCGCGGCGTCGTCGTCGGTGCCCGCGTTCACCGTCGCGCTTGGCGACCAACCCGACCGCGCCGCATGGGACGCCGCCCTCACCGAGGCCGCCGCCGCATATGCGCCGGACCTGGTGGTATCGGCGGGGTTCATGAAAATCCTTGGTCCCCAATTTCTTTCTCGCTTCCCCGGCCGGGTGCTCAACACCCATCCGGCGCTGCTGCCTGCCTTCCCCGGCGCGCACGCGGTGACCGACGCGCTGGCCTACGGTGTCAAGGTCACCGGCTGCAGCGTGCATCTGGTCGACGCGGGTACCGACACCGGACCGGTGCTGGCCCAGGAGGCGGTGCCGGTCCTCGACGACGACGACGAAGCCACCCTGCACGAGCGGATCAAGGTCGTGGAGCGACGACTGCTCGTGGACGTACTGGAAGCGCTCGCGACCCGCGGCGTGACCTGGACCGGACGAAAGGCGACCCTGGGATGA